The genomic segment CGGCAAGTGGAACTGGTACCTGCCCAAATGGGCAGCCCGCCCCCTCCGCGTACAACCGTCCTACCCCCACCCCGATCAGCCCGCCCCCGGGCCCCAGCCCGAGCCGCAACCACCCAGGGGCTGAACCGCCAGCCTATGGGTCCTCCGTTTGTAGCAGCCGTTACCGGACAAAGTTGCCCGACTAGCCTCAGATGTGGTCGGACAGGTGTAGAACTCGTGAGTCGGCCGGGGGTGAGGTGGTCGCGTACGGGGTGGGCGGGGGAAGGCTACGGGTGCTGTCGGACGAGGCATGGCATGAGCTACGGGGGCAGGGAGCGACCCGCACCTTTCGTGAACGCAGCGTCATGCTGAGGCAGGGGTCAGCGGGAACGCACCTGCTCGCACTCACTGCCGGCCTCGCCAAGGTCGTGCGCCGGGAACCGGACGGAGTCGTGAGCTGGCTGGCCTTCCGGGGACCGGGGGACCTGCTGGGCGAGGTGTCGGTCTTTGACGGCACCCCGCGCACGGCGGAGGTGGTCGCTCTCACCCCGTGCACGGCCGTCGTCCTGGAAGCAGAGCGATTCCTGCGATTCATCGAAGAGCGTGGACTCGTCATGGACTTGATGCGCCAGGCACTGTCCCGGTTGCGA from the Streptomyces sp. RKAG293 genome contains:
- a CDS encoding Crp/Fnr family transcriptional regulator, with the protein product MLSDEAWHELRGQGATRTFRERSVMLRQGSAGTHLLALTAGLAKVVRREPDGVVSWLAFRGPGDLLGEVSVFDGTPRTAEVVALTPCTAVVLEAERFLRFIEERGLVMDLMRQALSRLRESDTHRTELLTLPLVVRLARALLRLAELKALGTESGDVRLTGLSQEEIAQATGVTRNAVITGLQRLRESGAVETARKVIVIKDIQALRDWAMTAL